In a genomic window of Chrysemys picta bellii isolate R12L10 chromosome 1, ASM1138683v2, whole genome shotgun sequence:
- the LOC101941987 gene encoding olfactory receptor 52E4-like yields MSDSNSTDFSNPSTFILLGIPGLEATHLWISIPFCAIYALSVLGNFTILFIVKREPSLHGPMFYFLCMLAVTDLVMSTSTLPKMLSIFWLNSREISFSACLTQMYFIHCFSEMESGILVAMAFDRYMAICNPLRYSMTLTNSVVAKIGLAVVLRNGILALPYPFLARQWPYCRTNIIPHSYCVHIAVVKLACADISISSYYGLFDLFSVIGMDVFFIAVSYTLILRAIFRLPTKNARLKTFGTCISHLCAILALYIPDFFSSFTQRFGQNVPLHLRVLIATVYLLVPPVLHPIIYGLRTKQIRGRLLQLFTQKET; encoded by the coding sequence atgtcagattccaactcAACCGACTTCAGCAATCCCTCCACCTTCATTCTACTTGGCATTCCTGGCCTAGAGGCAACCCATCTCTGGATCTCCATTCCCTTCTGTGCTATTTACGCATTATCTgtgttggggaacttcaccatcctgttcatcgtgaagagggagccgagcctccatggGCCAATGTTCTATTTCCTTTGCATGCTGGCCGTCACCGACCTGGTCATGTCCACATCCACcctgcccaaaatgctgagcatcttctggttaaattccagggagatcagtttcagtgcctgcctcacacagatgtacttcattcactgcttctcagagatggagtctggaatccttgtggccatggcttttgatcgctacatGGCCATCTGCAATCCTCTGAGATATTCCATGACCCTAACAAACTCTGTTGTGGCCAAGATAGGCCTGGCCGTGGTGTTGCGTAATGGCATACTCGCATTACCCTATCCCTTCTTGGCGaggcagtggccatattgcagaaccaacatcatcccgcACTCCTATTGTGTGCATatagctgtggtgaagctggcctgtgctgacatcagcatcagtagttactatggcctGTTTGATCTTTTCTCTGTGATCGGaatggatgtgttttttatcgCCGTTTCCTATACTCTGATCCTCCGGGCCATCTTCCGCCTCCCCACAAAGAATGCCCGTCTGaaaacttttgggacctgcatctCTCATCTTTGTGCCATCTTAGCTTTGTACATTCCAGATTTCTTCTCGTCTTTCACGCAGCGGTTTGGCCAGAATGTGCCACTGCATTTGCGCGTTCTCATTGCCACTGTATACCTGCTGGTGCCTCCCGTGCTCCACCCCATCATTTATGGGTTGAGGACAAAACAGATCCGgggcaggctgctccagctctttactCAGAAAGAGACCTAA
- the LOC103306680 gene encoding olfactory receptor 52E4-like: MSDSNSTDFSNPSTFILLGIPGLEATHLWISIPFCVIYALSVLGNFTILFIVKREPSLHGPMFYFLCMLAVTDLVMSTSTLPKMLSIFWLNSREISFSACLTQMYFIHCFSEMESGILVAMAFDRYMAICNPLRYSMTLTNSVVSKIGLAVVLRNGILALPYPFLARQWPYCRTNIIPHSYCVHIAVVKLACADISISSYYGLFDLFSVIGMDVFFIAVSYTLILRAIFRLPTKNARLKTFGTCISHLCAILALYIPDFFSSFTQRFGQNVPLHLRVLIATVYLLVPPVLHPIIYGLRTKQIRGRLLQLFTHKET; this comes from the coding sequence atgtcagattccaactcAACCGACTTCAGCAATCCCTCCACCTTCATTCTACTTGGCATTCCTGGCCTAGAGGCAACCCATCTCTGGATCTCCATTCCCTTCTGTGTTATTTACGCATTATCTgtgttggggaacttcaccatcctgttcatcgtgaagagggagccgagcctccatggGCCAATGTTCTATTTCCTTTGCATGCTGGCCGTCACCGACCTGGTCATGTCCACATCCACcctgcccaaaatgctgagcatcttctggttaaattccagggagatcagtttcagtgcctgcctcacccagatgtacttcattcactgcttctcagagatggagtctggaatccttgtggccatggcttttgatcgctacatGGCCATCTGCAATCCTCTGAGATATTCCATGACCCTAACAAACTCTGTTGTGTCCAAGATAGGCCTGGCCGTGGTGTTGCGTAATGGCATACTCGCATTACCCTATCCCTTCTTGGCGaggcagtggccatattgcagaaccaacatcatcccccactcCTATTGTGTGCATATAGCTGTGGTGAAGTTGGCCTGTGCTGACATcagcatcagtagttactatggcctGTTTGATCTTTTCTCTGTGATCGGaatggatgtgttttttatcgCCGTTTCCTATACTCTGATCCTCCGGGCCATCTTCCGCCTCCCCACAAAGAATGCCCGTCTGaaaacttttgggacctgcatctCTCATCTTTGTGCCATCTTAGCTTTGTACATTCCAGATTTCTTCTCGTCTTTCACGCAGCGGTTTGGCCAGAATGTGCCACTGCATTTGCGCGTTCTCATTGCCACTGTATACCTGCTGGTGCCTCCCGTGCTCCACCCCATCATTTATGGgttgaggaccaaacagatccggggcaggctgctccagctctttactCATAAAGAGACCTAA